The following are encoded in a window of Methylicorpusculum oleiharenae genomic DNA:
- a CDS encoding YbeD family protein, giving the protein MSEQESVLQFPCQFPIKAMGTSTIELDLHVVEIVRRHVENIHENSVQSRPSKGGKYTAVTVTITATSKQQLDAIYQDLTDSPHVLMAL; this is encoded by the coding sequence ATGAGCGAACAAGAATCCGTTTTACAATTTCCCTGCCAATTTCCCATTAAAGCAATGGGAACGAGTACGATTGAACTGGATTTGCATGTCGTGGAAATTGTACGCAGGCATGTAGAAAATATTCACGAAAATTCGGTTCAATCGCGTCCGAGTAAAGGTGGAAAATACACCGCCGTCACGGTTACGATTACTGCAACCAGTAAACAACAACTGGATGCGATCTATCAAGACCTCACTGACTCGCCTCATGTGCTGATGGCACTCTGA
- a CDS encoding Lnb N-terminal periplasmic domain-containing protein, translating to MFHYLNPLVLSAAICLLFCAGSQAYAETNTPPSLKQLAESPEWLALIHYQRKPLSGQWQSYVDDPGFFLAPDGKHNPAAELSATLSALTGPAQQGDQHASCRFPARMQWLSKILPQEAHDFAKTTCPNFEKWRKEMNSESISLIFASAYLNSPSSMFGHTLMRLDPPDNQIDTDWLAYALNFGALVDENDNSLFYAFKGLAGGYTGLFQLMPFYQKIKEYSFMENRDLWEYHLNLTPDETLRLLNHLWELQDIEFDYFYISENCSFRLLELLEVARTGSQLTGSFSFTAIPSEIVQAIHDRGFIQSVHYRPSQTGKLKSLLKAIPQQYQTLVEQLSHDIAVADNPSFTQAPISLQKLMVSAAYQLMSQRAIGKERTAESAKRRYSMLNLLNRYPQEIQTEPEIAVPSAPQTGHNSQRLILGGGIDNGKAYAELGYRLNYHDLLDNPDGYFKGAAINFFDLTARAFEDNRYRLQKLELLSITSLSPRDLFFQPISWRVATGLAYQNYGEDELSGYLNGGAGLSYAWLDNSLSYGFINAHLEHNEHFDHPLQPGTGISLGQLYYSKWGTSQLEFDSKIFIDGSYLYHAGLEHNFVLSQNQGLRFSVKHCWNNHDDFNQAQFSYRLYF from the coding sequence ATGTTTCATTATTTAAACCCACTCGTCTTATCTGCTGCGATATGCCTGCTTTTCTGCGCTGGCTCGCAGGCCTACGCAGAAACAAATACACCCCCATCGCTAAAACAATTGGCTGAAAGCCCCGAATGGCTGGCGCTGATCCATTACCAACGCAAACCATTGAGTGGCCAATGGCAAAGCTATGTCGATGATCCCGGTTTTTTTCTGGCACCGGACGGTAAACATAATCCCGCCGCTGAACTTTCGGCAACCCTTTCCGCATTAACCGGTCCGGCGCAGCAAGGCGATCAACACGCCAGCTGCCGCTTTCCAGCCCGAATGCAATGGCTATCTAAAATACTGCCGCAAGAAGCACACGATTTCGCAAAAACTACCTGCCCAAACTTTGAAAAGTGGCGTAAGGAAATGAACTCCGAAAGCATCAGCCTGATCTTTGCTTCAGCTTATTTGAACAGCCCCTCTTCGATGTTCGGACATACCTTGATGAGGCTGGATCCGCCTGACAATCAAATCGATACGGATTGGCTGGCCTATGCGCTTAACTTTGGCGCGCTTGTCGATGAAAACGATAATTCTCTTTTTTATGCCTTCAAAGGTTTGGCGGGAGGTTACACCGGCTTGTTCCAGCTGATGCCTTTTTATCAAAAGATCAAGGAATACAGCTTCATGGAAAATAGGGATTTATGGGAATACCATCTGAATTTAACACCTGACGAAACGCTTCGTTTACTGAATCACCTTTGGGAACTCCAGGACATCGAATTCGATTATTTTTATATCTCCGAAAACTGTTCCTTTCGCTTGCTGGAATTACTGGAAGTCGCAAGAACCGGCAGTCAGTTGACCGGATCATTCTCATTCACAGCGATACCTTCAGAAATTGTTCAGGCCATTCATGACCGGGGATTCATTCAATCCGTTCATTACCGGCCATCCCAAACCGGTAAACTGAAAAGCCTTTTGAAGGCTATACCGCAGCAATACCAAACCCTGGTGGAACAGCTATCGCATGATATTGCTGTTGCCGATAACCCAAGCTTCACTCAAGCGCCTATCAGCCTTCAGAAACTTATGGTCTCTGCCGCCTATCAACTGATGAGCCAGCGAGCCATTGGTAAAGAGAGAACGGCGGAATCGGCCAAACGCCGCTATAGCATGCTGAATCTATTGAACCGTTACCCTCAAGAAATTCAGACTGAGCCGGAAATAGCCGTCCCAAGCGCCCCACAAACCGGCCATAACTCGCAGCGTTTAATCCTGGGCGGCGGCATTGACAACGGCAAAGCCTATGCTGAGCTCGGTTACCGGCTTAATTACCATGACCTGCTTGATAACCCGGACGGCTATTTTAAAGGCGCAGCCATCAACTTTTTTGACCTGACCGCGCGCGCTTTCGAAGACAACCGTTACCGCTTACAAAAACTGGAACTGCTCAGTATTACTTCACTCAGCCCCCGTGATCTTTTTTTTCAGCCCATCTCCTGGCGCGTAGCAACAGGCCTGGCTTATCAAAATTACGGCGAGGATGAATTGTCAGGCTATCTTAACGGCGGTGCCGGATTGAGTTATGCGTGGTTAGATAACAGCCTGAGCTACGGCTTTATCAATGCCCATCTGGAACATAATGAGCACTTCGATCATCCTCTGCAACCGGGCACGGGCATCAGTCTGGGTCAGCTTTATTATTCAAAATGGGGCACCAGCCAACTGGAATTTGATTCAAAAATTTTTATCGACGGCTCATACCTCTATCATGCCGGCTTGGAACATAACTTTGTACTGAGTCAAAATCAGGGGTTACGGTTCTCGGTAAAACACTGTTGGAATAATCATGACGATTTCAACCAGGCGCAATTCAGTTATAGGCTGTATTTTTGA
- the lipB gene encoding lipoyl(octanoyl) transferase LipB has translation MQPILRFLGQQPYEEVFKAMQAFALNRNPLAADELWIVEHSPVYTLGLNGKQEHVLDPGDIPVIRTDRGGQVTYHGPGQLILYALIDTKHHSMAARQMVTLLEQAIIHTLSQYGIDANAKPEAPGVYIDDKKIGSIGLRIKNNCSYHGLSLNNRMDLSPFTRINPCGYAGLTVTQLADFGVDITTQELAIPVAHFISEALTS, from the coding sequence ATGCAGCCCATACTCCGTTTTCTGGGTCAACAGCCTTATGAAGAGGTTTTTAAGGCCATGCAGGCATTCGCCTTGAATCGGAACCCGCTAGCAGCGGATGAGCTTTGGATTGTAGAACATTCGCCCGTTTATACTTTAGGTCTTAACGGCAAGCAGGAGCATGTGCTAGATCCGGGCGATATCCCGGTCATCCGCACTGACCGGGGCGGCCAAGTCACTTATCACGGACCCGGCCAGCTGATTCTCTATGCTTTGATTGATACAAAACACCATTCAATGGCCGCTCGCCAGATGGTGACGCTGTTAGAGCAGGCAATCATCCATACCTTATCCCAGTACGGCATAGACGCTAACGCTAAACCCGAAGCGCCGGGCGTTTATATTGATGACAAAAAAATCGGCTCAATCGGTCTGCGCATCAAAAACAATTGCAGTTACCACGGACTCAGCCTGAACAACCGGATGGACTTAAGTCCCTTCACGCGGATCAATCCCTGCGGCTATGCCGGCTTGACCGTAACCCAGCTAGCAGATTTCGGCGTAGACATCACAACGCAGGAACTTGCCATACCCGTTGCCCACTTCATTTCAGAGGCGCTGACATCATGA
- a CDS encoding D-alanyl-D-alanine carboxypeptidase family protein codes for MTLLQIDRALYLFIVVAFMMAFPPLTLAAAEGQGEDKILIPPPPAIAATAHILLDANSGRVLAENNADSRLPPASLTKIMAVYVAFNELTKGHLQLDENVNVSPNAWRTPGSRMFIEVNKQVTVSELLHGVIIQSGNDASVALAEHIAGDESTFAEMMNQQAARLGMTNTHFTNSMGLPNPEHYTSARDLGILTRTLIKDYPEYYKWFSLKEFTYNKITQRNRNKLLWSDETVDGVKTGHTAEAGFCLVASAVRDNMRLISVAMGTQSERARTAENRTLLNYGFRFYETHHLYKGHEPLKETRVWKGNEKFLNLGLADDLYVTIPRRKYKDLKAVMNFDQRIFAPVKTGDALGSVNVSLAGEVIADQKLIALSTIEKGNLFRRLYDAAILLVKK; via the coding sequence ATGACACTTTTACAGATAGACCGAGCCCTGTATTTATTTATCGTTGTCGCCTTCATGATGGCCTTTCCGCCTCTGACATTAGCCGCCGCCGAAGGGCAAGGTGAAGATAAAATCCTGATTCCGCCTCCACCGGCAATTGCCGCAACTGCGCATATTCTCCTTGATGCCAACAGCGGACGTGTTCTGGCCGAGAATAACGCCGACAGCAGACTGCCCCCAGCGAGTCTGACCAAAATCATGGCGGTCTATGTTGCGTTCAATGAGCTAACTAAGGGCCATCTGCAGCTGGATGAAAATGTTAATGTCAGCCCTAATGCCTGGCGTACGCCCGGTTCACGCATGTTTATTGAAGTCAATAAACAAGTCACGGTCAGTGAGCTACTGCATGGTGTGATCATTCAATCCGGTAATGATGCCAGCGTGGCGCTGGCGGAACATATCGCCGGAGATGAGTCCACCTTTGCGGAAATGATGAACCAGCAAGCAGCAAGACTCGGCATGACCAACACTCATTTTACCAACAGTATGGGACTACCTAACCCGGAGCACTATACCAGCGCCCGTGATCTGGGAATTTTGACCCGTACTCTTATCAAAGATTATCCTGAATATTACAAATGGTTCTCTTTGAAAGAATTTACGTATAACAAAATTACGCAACGTAACCGGAATAAATTGCTGTGGTCCGATGAAACGGTAGATGGCGTTAAAACCGGTCATACCGCAGAGGCCGGATTTTGTCTTGTCGCATCTGCTGTCCGCGACAATATGCGTTTGATATCGGTGGCTATGGGCACTCAAAGTGAGCGCGCGCGCACGGCTGAAAACCGCACATTACTGAATTACGGCTTTCGCTTTTATGAAACTCATCATCTGTATAAAGGTCATGAACCTCTCAAAGAGACCCGCGTTTGGAAAGGTAACGAAAAATTTCTTAACCTTGGACTGGCTGATGATTTGTATGTCACCATTCCGCGTCGCAAATACAAAGACCTGAAAGCGGTCATGAACTTTGACCAGAGAATTTTTGCGCCTGTAAAAACAGGAGACGCCCTGGGATCAGTCAACGTGAGTTTGGCAGGCGAAGTGATAGCTGACCAAAAACTCATCGCCTTGTCTACAATCGAAAAAGGCAACCTCTTCCGAAGACTTTATGATGCCGCTATTTTATTGGTAAAAAAATGA
- a CDS encoding D-amino acid aminotransferase gives MDTKTVYLNGEYLPLNEAKVSVLDRGFLFGDGIYEVIPAYSGRLFRLQEHLERLENSLDSIRLANPHSREQWSQILQPLLTTDQDQYIYLQITRGVAPKRDHAFPNPTVPTVFAMSSPIVPLPNLEQGVKAMTVKDNRWGHCNIKAITLLANILQRQAAVDQGCAEAILVKEDYVTEGAASNIFVVLDGVLITPPKGPEILPGITRDLILEIAETNAISFCEDIIAFEALKSASEIWLTSSTREIIPVVNLDGADIADGKPGPLWHKMNQLYQAFKKAQ, from the coding sequence ATTGATACTAAAACTGTCTATCTGAATGGTGAATATCTTCCGCTGAACGAAGCAAAAGTCTCGGTTCTTGACCGTGGTTTTTTATTCGGCGACGGTATATACGAAGTCATCCCAGCCTATTCCGGCCGCTTGTTCCGCTTACAGGAACATCTGGAACGACTGGAAAACAGTCTTGACAGCATCCGTCTGGCCAACCCGCACAGCCGTGAGCAGTGGTCACAAATATTACAGCCGTTACTGACGACGGATCAGGACCAATACATATACCTTCAGATTACACGAGGTGTAGCGCCCAAACGCGATCATGCGTTCCCCAACCCTACTGTCCCAACCGTTTTTGCGATGAGCTCACCCATTGTTCCTTTGCCTAATCTGGAACAAGGTGTCAAAGCGATGACCGTTAAAGATAACCGCTGGGGACACTGCAACATAAAAGCCATTACTTTACTGGCCAATATTCTGCAAAGGCAGGCCGCTGTCGACCAAGGCTGCGCTGAAGCCATCCTGGTCAAAGAAGATTATGTGACTGAAGGTGCGGCCAGTAATATTTTTGTCGTGCTGGACGGTGTTTTAATCACCCCCCCCAAAGGCCCTGAAATTTTACCCGGCATCACCCGTGATTTAATTCTTGAAATTGCCGAAACCAACGCCATATCCTTCTGTGAAGACATCATTGCATTCGAAGCGTTGAAATCTGCCAGTGAAATTTGGCTCACCAGTTCGACCCGGGAGATTATTCCTGTTGTTAATCTGGATGGCGCTGATATTGCCGACGGTAAACCCGGCCCACTGTGGCACAAAATGAATCAACTTTATCAAGCATTCAAAAAAGCACAATAA
- a CDS encoding DUF3015 domain-containing protein, with protein sequence MKKLALVTILISASSSAFADAPGGPNCGWGNMLFEGKAGAGYHFMASTFNSSLGNNTFGMTSGTNGCSTRGRLTYSGKNAMTVSQIMTEFSEDVAKGNGEALDTVAVVFGIEKQDRSVFAEMAHANFEKLFPSENVTAEHVVDTLFVLMKNDARLAKYAV encoded by the coding sequence ATGAAAAAACTAGCCCTAGTAACTATTTTGATAAGCGCTTCTTCATCCGCATTCGCTGACGCGCCCGGCGGACCCAACTGCGGCTGGGGCAATATGCTTTTTGAAGGCAAAGCCGGCGCAGGTTACCACTTTATGGCCTCGACTTTTAACAGTTCGTTGGGTAACAACACCTTTGGTATGACCAGCGGTACGAACGGCTGCTCAACTCGCGGACGGCTCACTTATTCAGGCAAAAATGCGATGACCGTATCGCAAATTATGACCGAATTCTCCGAAGATGTTGCTAAAGGCAACGGTGAAGCGCTGGATACAGTAGCGGTCGTATTCGGCATAGAAAAACAGGACCGTTCTGTTTTCGCTGAAATGGCTCACGCTAATTTTGAAAAATTATTCCCTTCTGAAAACGTAACCGCAGAGCACGTTGTAGACACACTTTTCGTCCTGATGAAAAACGATGCCCGCTTGGCCAAATACGCGGTTTAA
- the mrdA gene encoding penicillin-binding protein 2: MSRSHTIKNTHEENRIFVRRAAIALIFIGLLSTGLIVRLIYLQIIGHDHYSTLANNNHIKIAPLPPTRGIIFDRKGRVLAENTPTFSLELIPEQIKDMDDTLARLQKLLEIPDEKIELYQKLRKREKRFTSIPLLLRMSEEEIARFATVRPYFPGVDIQARLVRNYPYDVLTSHVIGYVGRINEEELKNLPASEYRGSHHIGKAGIELAYETALHGKSGYAEIETNAQSRPISTINTIDPIAGSNLYLSLDIDLQKTAYDALDIYNGAVVAIEIKTGGVLVFASRPGFDPNPFVYGIDSNSYNELQTSDARPMFNRALRGQYPPGSTIKPFMALAGLEYQAITPTQRKFCPGYFQLPNVKHKYRDWKKGGHGTIDMNAAIVQSCDVYFYELALALSIDKIHSFLTEFGFGELSGIDLVGEKPGLLPSKKWKRKARNQSWYPGETVITGIGQGYTQFTPLQLARGTATLANKGNVVNPHLVEHLVTNGITSLPTAPKPKMLPLKPQNVDTVTSAMISVVHGARGTAKVISRGIDYQIAGKTGTAQVFTVKQDAKYNENQIDFKLRDHALFISFAPAHDPQIAVAVVVENGGHGGTVAAPIAGQVIRQYLKDKANEN; this comes from the coding sequence ATGTCGAGATCGCACACCATAAAAAACACCCATGAAGAAAATCGCATTTTTGTCCGCCGGGCGGCAATTGCGCTAATTTTTATCGGCTTGTTAAGTACAGGACTCATTGTCAGATTAATCTATCTGCAAATCATCGGTCACGATCATTACTCGACACTGGCTAATAACAACCACATCAAGATAGCGCCGCTCCCCCCCACTCGCGGCATTATTTTCGATAGAAAAGGAAGAGTGCTTGCCGAGAACACACCTACATTCAGTCTGGAATTGATTCCCGAACAAATTAAAGACATGGATGACACGCTTGCCCGCCTTCAAAAGCTGCTTGAAATTCCGGATGAAAAGATTGAGCTTTACCAGAAACTCAGAAAACGTGAAAAGCGCTTCACCAGCATCCCTTTATTGCTGCGCATGTCCGAAGAGGAAATAGCCCGATTTGCAACTGTCAGACCTTATTTTCCCGGCGTTGATATTCAAGCGCGGCTGGTCAGAAACTACCCTTACGATGTCTTGACATCTCATGTAATTGGTTATGTCGGCCGAATTAACGAAGAAGAACTGAAAAACTTACCCGCATCGGAATACCGTGGCAGTCACCATATCGGTAAAGCAGGTATTGAACTGGCCTACGAAACAGCCTTGCATGGCAAATCAGGCTATGCAGAAATAGAAACCAACGCCCAATCCCGGCCTATCAGCACGATCAACACAATCGATCCGATAGCCGGGTCCAATCTGTACTTAAGCCTGGATATTGATTTACAAAAAACGGCTTATGATGCACTGGATATCTACAACGGCGCAGTGGTTGCGATCGAAATTAAAACCGGCGGTGTTCTTGTCTTTGCCAGCCGTCCCGGATTCGATCCCAACCCCTTTGTCTACGGCATTGACAGCAACAGCTATAACGAACTGCAAACCTCAGATGCAAGGCCCATGTTCAACCGGGCACTGCGAGGACAATATCCTCCAGGATCAACCATTAAGCCTTTTATGGCACTGGCCGGCCTGGAATACCAGGCTATCACACCGACACAAAGAAAGTTCTGCCCTGGCTACTTTCAATTACCGAATGTCAAGCATAAATACCGAGACTGGAAAAAAGGCGGGCATGGCACGATAGATATGAACGCCGCAATTGTTCAATCCTGCGACGTTTATTTTTATGAACTTGCGTTGGCCCTGAGCATAGACAAGATTCATTCGTTTCTGACTGAATTTGGTTTTGGTGAATTGTCCGGCATCGATCTGGTCGGTGAAAAACCCGGCCTGCTCCCTTCCAAAAAATGGAAACGCAAAGCTCGGAATCAATCCTGGTACCCCGGCGAAACGGTCATCACCGGAATAGGACAAGGCTACACACAATTTACACCGTTGCAGCTGGCCAGAGGAACGGCAACGCTTGCCAACAAAGGCAATGTCGTCAATCCTCATTTAGTTGAACATTTGGTGACAAACGGTATTACTTCGCTGCCGACCGCTCCTAAGCCAAAAATGCTCCCGCTCAAACCGCAAAATGTTGACACGGTAACATCAGCCATGATCAGTGTTGTGCATGGAGCCCGAGGCACAGCCAAAGTTATTAGCCGAGGCATAGATTATCAAATTGCCGGAAAAACCGGGACCGCTCAGGTTTTTACCGTTAAACAGGACGCCAAATACAATGAAAATCAAATCGACTTTAAACTACGCGACCACGCCTTGTTTATATCGTTTGCACCGGCACACGACCCGCAGATTGCTGTCGCCGTTGTTGTCGAAAATGGCGGTCATGGGGGCACCGTTGCGGCCCCCATTGCAGGACAAGTGATTCGTCAGTATTTGAAGGACAAAGCCAATGAAAACTGA
- the rodA gene encoding rod shape-determining protein RodA: protein MKTELRSEQLDPPSLIGDILRKLHIDVPLLAGLLMVTGLSFLVLYSASGQDIQVLVRQGARIGAAFVLMTVLAHINPYQFKRHSLLLYGMGVALLIAVLIMGEIGKGAQRWLDLGFFRFQPSEMLKITTPMMIAWYLSETALPPRWKQLGIAGLYILIPTLLIAKQPDLGTSILVASSGAAVIYFAGLSWKFIISVSIVLASLTPVIWHFMRDYQRDRVLTFLNPEADPMGRGYHIIQSKIAIGSGGLYGKGWQGSTQSQLDFLPESSTDFIFAVFAEEFGLIGCIVLLLIYLAIICRCLYIALQAQDTYCRLLAGSLSFTFFVYVFVNMGMVIGILPVVGVPLPLVSYGGTSMITLLAGFGILMSIHTHKKFLAS, encoded by the coding sequence ATGAAAACTGAACTACGCAGCGAACAGCTGGACCCGCCTTCTCTAATAGGCGATATTCTTAGAAAGCTTCATATTGACGTGCCATTACTTGCCGGACTTTTGATGGTCACCGGTCTGAGCTTTCTGGTGCTTTATAGCGCCAGCGGACAGGACATTCAGGTTCTCGTCCGCCAAGGTGCCCGCATCGGCGCGGCATTTGTTCTGATGACGGTTCTGGCTCACATCAACCCTTATCAATTTAAACGCCATTCGCTCTTACTCTACGGTATGGGTGTAGCCCTTCTGATCGCCGTTCTGATTATGGGCGAGATAGGCAAAGGTGCACAACGCTGGCTGGATTTGGGTTTTTTCCGGTTTCAGCCATCGGAAATGTTAAAAATCACAACACCCATGATGATCGCCTGGTATCTTTCCGAAACTGCGCTACCGCCCAGATGGAAACAACTGGGCATAGCCGGTTTGTATATTCTTATTCCAACATTGCTCATAGCCAAACAACCCGATCTGGGCACGTCTATTCTGGTCGCCAGTTCCGGCGCTGCCGTCATTTATTTTGCCGGTCTATCCTGGAAGTTCATCATCTCGGTGAGCATAGTACTGGCCTCGTTAACACCGGTAATATGGCATTTCATGCGGGATTACCAGAGGGATCGTGTTTTGACGTTTCTAAACCCTGAAGCGGATCCCATGGGCAGGGGCTACCATATCATCCAGTCAAAAATTGCAATCGGTTCCGGCGGTCTCTATGGCAAAGGCTGGCAGGGAAGCACTCAATCCCAGCTTGATTTTCTGCCCGAAAGCTCCACCGATTTTATTTTTGCCGTGTTTGCTGAAGAATTCGGTTTAATAGGCTGTATCGTTTTGCTGCTGATCTACCTTGCGATTATCTGCCGCTGTCTTTATATCGCATTGCAAGCCCAAGACACCTATTGCCGGCTGTTAGCGGGCAGTTTGTCATTTACCTTTTTTGTCTATGTTTTTGTTAACATGGGCATGGTAATTGGCATATTGCCCGTAGTCGGGGTCCCTCTCCCGCTCGTCAGTTACGGCGGCACTTCGATGATTACACTACTGGCGGGATTTGGTATTCTCATGTCCATTCACACTCATAAAAAATTTTTAGCCTCTTGA
- the lipA gene encoding lipoyl synthase yields MTYQAPSRLTPESHQRNIEKLSRIPIKVEPAEITLRKPDWIRVSLSAGEEVNRIKQLLRENNLHTVCEEAACPNLAECFKHGTATFMIMGDLCTRRCPFCDVAHGKPLPLDQDEPQHLAKTIKAMALKYVVITSVDRDDLRDGGAGHFANCIKAIRDQTPHTKIEILVPDFRGRIAKAIGILSEQPCDVFNHNLETVPRLYKQARPGADYAGSLQLLKDYREAAPNTPTKSGLMLGIGETKDEVIQVMQDLIDHNCSMLTLGQYLPPSKSHLPVQRYLTPQEFDELGEHAKSLGFKNVASAPLVRSSYHADQQAKTIVENSV; encoded by the coding sequence ATGACTTATCAAGCCCCCTCCCGGCTTACTCCGGAATCTCATCAACGCAATATAGAAAAGTTATCGAGAATCCCCATTAAAGTCGAACCGGCTGAAATAACTTTACGCAAACCAGACTGGATCAGAGTCTCGTTATCGGCTGGCGAAGAGGTCAATCGCATCAAGCAGCTGCTCAGAGAAAACAATCTGCATACGGTATGCGAAGAAGCCGCCTGCCCGAATCTCGCCGAATGTTTTAAACACGGCACAGCTACCTTCATGATCATGGGAGATCTTTGCACACGCCGCTGTCCGTTCTGCGATGTCGCGCACGGCAAGCCGTTGCCGCTGGACCAGGATGAACCGCAGCATCTGGCCAAAACAATCAAAGCCATGGCCTTAAAATATGTGGTCATTACGTCCGTGGACAGAGATGATTTACGCGACGGCGGCGCGGGTCATTTTGCGAACTGTATCAAAGCCATAAGAGACCAGACCCCACACACCAAAATTGAAATTCTGGTGCCGGATTTTCGCGGACGTATTGCTAAAGCCATCGGCATCTTGAGCGAACAACCCTGCGATGTGTTTAACCATAATCTGGAAACCGTACCCCGACTTTACAAACAGGCACGTCCCGGTGCGGACTATGCAGGCTCCCTGCAATTGCTCAAAGATTACAGAGAGGCCGCGCCAAACACACCCACTAAATCGGGACTGATGCTGGGCATTGGCGAAACGAAAGACGAGGTGATTCAGGTCATGCAGGACTTGATCGATCACAACTGTAGCATGCTGACACTTGGCCAATACCTGCCTCCCAGCAAATCACATCTGCCGGTGCAACGGTATTTGACCCCTCAGGAATTCGATGAACTGGGTGAGCATGCAAAATCGCTGGGATTTAAAAATGTCGCCAGTGCGCCATTGGTTCGCTCTTCTTATCATGCGGACCAGCAGGCGAAAACTATTGTCGAGAATTCTGTCTAG
- the mltB gene encoding lytic murein transglycosylase B, whose amino-acid sequence MINKIKVSLLTGITGLILCSCSTLPDRTKTAAASPSQESAPVEQKTTAIKPQAGQLEQATVTPLGNPEQVNAFIKKMVTKHHFDEPALNQLFNSVSMQSKIIDAMNKPAEAMPWHKYRKIFMTEARIDGGLKFWQANSETLRRVEQQTGVPAEIIVAIIGVETQYGSNKGSYRVIDALSTLAFHYPKRSPFFTGELEQFLLLCREENIDPLKPVGSYAGAMGLPQFMPSSYRSFAADFENDRRRDIWNNPADAIASVANYFAKHKWKEGQAIAYQATANGQKHRTLLNSALKTDTTVGKLKAYQVQPLASLPASLPVKLLAFEQTHGDDLWLGLDNFFVITRYNHSPLYAMAVFQLSQALTNRQQVTRAKPLR is encoded by the coding sequence ATGATAAATAAAATAAAAGTATCCTTACTGACAGGTATTACCGGTTTAATTCTATGCAGTTGTTCAACACTCCCTGACCGGACAAAAACAGCGGCAGCATCGCCTAGTCAGGAATCCGCACCGGTTGAACAAAAAACCACCGCAATCAAACCTCAGGCAGGCCAGCTCGAACAGGCCACTGTTACTCCTCTTGGAAATCCGGAGCAAGTCAACGCCTTTATCAAAAAAATGGTAACGAAACATCACTTCGATGAACCGGCTTTAAATCAATTGTTTAACTCCGTGTCCATGCAATCCAAGATTATCGATGCCATGAACAAGCCCGCTGAAGCGATGCCTTGGCACAAATACCGCAAGATTTTTATGACCGAAGCACGCATTGACGGCGGTCTGAAGTTTTGGCAGGCAAATAGCGAGACACTGAGAAGAGTTGAACAACAAACCGGAGTGCCGGCAGAAATCATTGTTGCCATTATCGGTGTCGAAACCCAATACGGCAGCAACAAAGGCAGCTACCGAGTTATTGATGCGTTATCAACCCTAGCTTTTCACTACCCAAAGCGCAGCCCCTTTTTTACCGGCGAGCTGGAACAGTTTTTACTGCTGTGCCGCGAAGAAAACATAGATCCGCTAAAGCCCGTTGGCTCTTACGCCGGTGCGATGGGTTTACCCCAGTTCATGCCCAGCAGTTACCGGTCTTTTGCAGCCGACTTTGAAAATGACCGCAGGCGGGATATATGGAATAACCCGGCTGATGCCATTGCCAGCGTCGCTAATTATTTTGCCAAACACAAATGGAAAGAAGGCCAGGCTATTGCTTATCAGGCAACGGCTAATGGTCAAAAACACAGAACCTTGTTAAACAGCGCACTTAAAACTGATACCACAGTTGGCAAACTTAAAGCATATCAAGTTCAGCCACTAGCCAGTTTACCTGCCAGTCTTCCGGTCAAGCTCCTGGCGTTTGAGCAAACGCATGGCGACGATTTATGGCTGGGCCTTGACAATTTCTTTGTCATTACCCGCTACAATCACAGTCCGCTTTATGCCATGGCCGTCTTTCAGCTGAGTCAGGCACTGACCAATCGCCAACAGGTGACCCGAGCCAAACCGCTCAGATAA